The DNA sequence aatgattaaatgcgaaataagtgataagttgataaatatttataagttttataagtgtttggataaatttacttataaatcagaagtttttttacttaaatgaattaaaacaaataattattaaatacaattatcttagttcatgaatcttaaattagaaaatatttaaaaatttatattttaaaatcaaaactttagaaaaaagtgaaaaaatgcaaataagttggaaaaaagtaCGTCACTGCCAACTTTTAACTTATCAGGTTATAAATTGTAAATTCAGCTTATAAATTTGGTCGACAAACAATCGTCGATAAACTCTTACGGGCTTATAATCCATAAGTGGCTTATAAGTATATTGTCAACCAGGCCTACATATGAACTTGTAAAAGATCTCGAGTGTTGGTGAAGGCTAGCTCTACAAAGTTTAAAAACTTGGATTTTGGTTACCATTGGAATAGAAGTACAAAATTCACAATTATTGATGAAAGTCCAGTCCATGATAGTTGAGAATTTAGTTTCACACTTAACAACTCGCTGAGTTTTGTTAGTACTCGCTCTGTTTTTTATTATATGATGTTTGACTTTTGTGCACATACTTCTAAGTGATTTGACCGCATAGTTagaatattaatttttaattttttttaaataaaaatatataactaaaactttaatttagaaaaagaaaatttaaaaaatattattttatctatgcAGTCAAAGGATTTATAATTGTGTGCATGAAAAATCAAACGACATATAAAAGAAAATAGAGGGAACATCTCTCTTCTTCTATTGTAGCCTCTATTTCTTAAGCAGTGAGTAAACTTCAGTGACTAACTTTTTTTTGGTTGGCCAAAGCCTTTTTATTAATCCATGAAAATCATCTTCACAAATGGAACAACTATGAAATTCTGTACTATGAAATTCTCTGAGAGATAAGTCTCACGAATCTAGTTCTAATTTGTGTTCTTCATTAATTATCACATTAGTAGTCTTTTATCTCTTGTCATCTGTTTCCAGCCACGAAGTCGTTAAGTCCCTGTTATCTTCTTGATCTGCACACTTGTACCGTACGTGCAGATCAAGAAGGTTGTACCTATTCATTATTGGTTTAAATGCAAGATCTTCTAGGACTCGAGTTGGGTCACTTTAAGTATGAAAAACCCAGTAATCTTCTACGTACCTTAATATACAACTGTATAAACCTAATTATCTTTCAAGGAAAATAGAATAATGTTCCTATATGTACTAGCTCAAAGATTAATTGAGGACAACACTGCTCTGGACCACAAGTCTCTTTTTACGATTCTGTTATTGACTGCTGATTGATTGAATATATATTTGTGTATATTTTAGATGATATTTGTTTccatattaattatattttgcaTTTAATTGGATCTTTATTAATTAGTTTGTAATATTCTATTGTAGGAAGCAAAGAATTCTAAGTTAACAAGGATTTGAGCTAAATTAGAAGAAAATTCGGATTTGTTGGAATGTTCGAGCACGACTTATTGTTTGGGCCGTATCTTGAGATCCGTTCATCAGATTTGGGCGAATCAACAGCACACGCGAAGATAACAAGATTCTGTTTAATTAGAGAATGGTTCATATTTCAAAATCCACTCGGATCAGCCCAATAATAGCAGATAAAAGTCAACTACGAATTTTGACCGTAGAATCCTATTCAATTTTGGAAACTCTTGTTTATTCCTAGaaataataaaaatactttttatATTAGGTATATAATATTAGAGATAGAAGATACGCATCGATAGCCACCAAAAGAAGAAGCTAAGAGGAGAAGGAGAAGGACTTTATGCTTGGAGATTTGATATCAACAACATAGGGATAATTCTTCTAACTCTACACTTTGTATTGTATTTTAATCTTCTCATGAATCTTTATAACTTTTATTATGATTATGGTTAGCTAGATTATTATTGTTGGATGGCTATTTTGAAGCCCTAAATTTTATGACAATTAAACAGTTTTGATTTTCCGAAATTGTTCATGATTGTGCCTGTATATACGTCAATACTTATAGAGATGCATGAATTAACTATGGTATGTGGTCATCCAGTTATGTTTTGTGATTGCTATCTCTGTAAAGTCAATTAATCTTTCTATGTGGTCATGGGATTAGTTGTATAAGTGTGTAATTTGTTTTAACCTTCCTATGTGGTAATGGGGTTATACGGATAGCAGAACTTGTTTCTATGTGGTCATGGCAGGTTCTCTATAGGTATCTTTCGGAACATATCAGACGAATTTCAGAATTGTGTCATGAGTTTAGGGTGGATCTACATGTTTTCCAACATGTTTCTTTAATTGTTTACAAACAAATTTTCTTCTTACTTACTAGTTAATTTAGTTGTggaaacaaaacaaaaccaaattcATTTTTTGATACCATTAGCGAAATAGAAGAGAAGTAAGCCCTTGATCCTCGGCGTAAATCGATACCCTATTTACTCTACGTTACAAACGACAAAAAAAGGGTTTAAGTTGAGTCATATCACTAATGAAACAATTTTTTGTTTGATTACGGTTTTGAATAGGTTGGCAGGGCGAAATGTGGTAACTTGATTTGTTGGATGGCATGTTTCCTTAACTTTGTGGTTCATTAGATTTGTTTCAGAGGTTTGGTTTTGATACACAACCAGTGGTCATTGGGCTCATCCTTTTGCAGGTAAATTTTAATTGAATGACTGTATTTATGAGGGCATGGCAAGTTCAAGCATTAAGCTTTGTTAAACTATTTAGTTTACCTCAACTAGTAACTCAATGCCTTGTCTGCAGCTTGTGCCTTCCTCTACTCTGCCCTTCTTCcaaattcattttaaaatattgtTTTTCTTCATGACATGTTCGATATATGAAGAGTGCATTAATCAAGCTTGAGCCTAGATTTGCAATCACTTGGATAAATATTATGGTATATAATGATTGACCATTTTATGTCATGAAATAAGACCCCCTCCATATATTATTTTTAAGCTTCCATGTATTTTTCTGACAGCACAATACatgattattataatatatgattatatttgttaaaaatataaaaaaataaaattaaagaacACCATGCGTCTCACAGGTTATAAGCTTGTTAAAATTAACCAGTTAAAGTTGCTTTCATTGGTTCAATTTCTAGTATATATAACTACAAGAACATCTAAAACAACAATCATAGATTTATCTAGTAGGTGAACAACGAAGCACTTCCAAAATAATACTTGATAGGTTTTACTATAACTCTTATGGAAATCCAGCATGTCACATTAAACTAAGAAGGTTAAGCAACACATCAGTTTGTATTTGTAGAGTACACGACTATCGTGTATCGTGAAGTCGTAAATTAAATGCCTACTTTCAAACTAAAAGCATTTTTCTTGTCTTACAATATTCTGTACTTACTCATTGGTAAATGCAAAGATTGTTGAGGATGGACGATAATGGCTCAAGTGTATGGCCATGGAGCCTGTTCTTGTGAAGACAATCATTGGAGTCGCTAGAGTATTTGCCATAGTGGTGGCATGAAAAGCAAACATTTCACTCATAAGGCTCTGGCAAGAAAATATTAATTAAGCACGGGTATACAAATAATATCACTAGACTATACAAAAGTAATCTGTATTGTTTTCATGTAAATAAAATTGACACATTTTAGATCTCATTCGTGAGAAGAACTTCTTGATGCTCATGGATTCTTGTCTGGAGGGTCATTTCACAAATGATAATGGAACCGAGTTAATGCGATTAGCTATGCGCTGTCTGCAGTATGAAGCTGGTGAGAGGCCAGATACAAAGTCTATTGTTGCAGCTCTCCTGTCCCTTCAAAAGGAAACAGAGGTATTACTCTCCCTCTCTAATAGCTCTAGCAAAGACCATATTAGTTTCTAGAACTACTTATATTTGAAGCTGCAAGTTTAACTTTATTGATGCTGCATAATCTTTCTTCTTGTTGAGAAGAAAAAAATAAAGGTTGTCAATGACTCGCAGTATTCCACGAGTCACTCTTTCCTGTTTACAGGAAATGTAGTTGGAATTCTGGAAGAAAATTATAACATTTATTTTGTTGTCTTCAAGTTGTTTAACCAAAGATATTGTGTCCAGTGTCAGAAATTGTTCTGAATTCTTTCATGTATCTTATTGTTGTTATATATaaaattcttctcaacaaattaATTAGGTACCATTGCATGAATTAATACGGATTTCAAATGATGATGCACAGTCAACAGAACCATTGTTATTGACACCAATGGGTGAAGCTTGCTTGAGAATAGATTTGACAACTATACACGAGCTATTGGAGAAGATTGGCTACAAGGACGATGCAGGAATTGCCAATGAGGTATGCAACTATCTTTTCAAGTAATTGCCATATAGCATTTTATTGGTGATATTAAGCTAATCTAAGTAACAACAATCTGGCTTGCAGCTATCTTTTCAAGTGTGGACAGATTTAATGCAGGAGATATTGAATTCAAAGAAGCAAGGAGATTCTGCTTTCCGCGCAATGTTCATATAACATGATTATGCTTCTAATCATGTTGCCTCCATTTTTTTTGTACATCCATTTTACTGTTCATCGACTGCTACACACAGGTGCCTCCATTTTTTTTACTGTTCATATAATCTAATTTATAGGATTATGCTTCTATTATGTTGTACTGTTAGCATGAGGAATTTGATAGACATGACAATCAtggaaaataatatattttgcttctAAGTATTAATGTCGAAGCAAAGACTCTACCAGTTGTCTTTGCTAAAATCCTGGGGTATCCATCACTCTAACACTTAGAAAGTGAAATCTTTGTTGTAAATAGAGGTGGCCAACTGTGCGGATTTGAACAGCCCGCTCGGAACCGGCTCGCATACAACCCTGATTTTATTCGGCCCGAACCGGtccggttcaaacccgcacagcTCGTTAAAATTATAGTACCGGTTACGAATATGAAAACAAAAATTCGGGACCGAACCCGGCCCGCACAAGCAACGACCCGCTCAGCCCGCACATCCTTAAAACATACAAGCTGTTTTTTACATATAAAGTCATGGCTCTTGATGCTTTGTCAAACTTGAACAAACTTTTTTAATATAGATATTCTACTTCATGTAATATTTTATTCAATACCAACAACTATTTAACCCCCAAATCCACTACAAGGCAAAGAGTTATAGAAACGTAGCCAACTATATTTATATTAGCTCAACAAATCTTATATTTCAATATTAAACTGGTTACCAGCCACATGTTGCAGTAATCATTAAAGAATCAAACCAGTCAAGTAGTCCGCAAGCCCGCACAACCCGCCAATGCACACAAAACAGGCTCCAATCAGTAGTGCCGGCTACGAATTCAATTTTCACGGCACGGCCCGAGCCCGACACAACCCGTTTCACTTTCGGGCCGATTACGAGTTCAAACATCCGGACACTAACCCGTCTTCAACCCGGCCCGGCCCGCACGGCCCACACAGATGGCCACCTCTAGTTTTAAGCTACTGCATGGTTTAATCAGTAAGCTAAATTAAATTTTGCCAATGCAGTTCATTGATGGAGGGACAATGGTATCGCCTACAGTTTTTGCTAGGCGTTGTTTATCTTATCTAATGACTGACAAGCTACAACAAGCTCTTGGTGATGCTATGCAAACCCAGATAGTGTCTCTAGAGTGGTCAACTGCATTTTATCTGCAGACAGCTACTCTCTTCAAGCTCGGCGTGGACACTGATGCCCAAGAAGCACTTAAAGATGCCACAAATTTGGAATCCAAAAGAAACAAAATGTGA is a window from the Apium graveolens cultivar Ventura chromosome 1, ASM990537v1, whole genome shotgun sequence genome containing:
- the LOC141660761 gene encoding serine/threonine-protein kinase BSK5-like, with the translated sequence MLMDSCLEGHFTNDNGTELMRLAMRCLQYEAGERPDTKSIVAALLSLQKETEVPLHELIRISNDDAQSTEPLLLTPMGEACLRIDLTTIHELLEKIGYKDDAGIANELSFQVWTDLMQEILNSKKQGDSAFRATSILLFIDCYTQFIDGGTMVSPTVFARRCLSYLMTDKLQQALGDAMQTQIVSLEWSTAFYLQTATLFKLGVDTDAQEALKDATNLESKRNKM